The region ATAGAAGATAAAAAAATAAAAAACTATACAATTATAACACCTACGGCATGGAATCTATCACCAGCTGATTCTAGGGGTATAAAAGGAGTTGTAGAAAAAGCACTGATTGGGACATATGTTAAAAATATTGAATCTCCTGTAGAGATTGGAAGGATAGTTAGATCATTTGATCCTTGTGTGTCATGTGCAACTCACATAATTAGTGATAAACATTCGGCTATCAGCATAAGGATTGTATAGATATGATAAAAGTTATTGGTATAGGTAACAGAGTGATGAGTGATGATGGAATTGCAATACATGTATTAGAAAAAATTAAAGATGAAATTAAAATGATTAGTCCAGAAATAGAGGTGATTATAGGAGAGACAGACTTTGTATATTGTCTAAATAAAATAAATAATAATGATTATGTCATTATAGTTGATAGTACATTTTTAGGTTTAGAAAGTGGAAAAGTTACATTGTTATCATTTAACAGCATAGCACAATACAAAAATTTTTCATTTACGCAGCATGACGCTAGTCTAATTAATAGGATATTAAACTATAAAAGCAGTGTGAAGGGTTGTATTATTGGAATTGAGATTTATAGTGCTGATTATGGATTTGACATATCAAATATTTTAAGAAAAAGATTTAAAAACATATGTAAAGATACTCTATATCAAATTAAAACAGTAATATATAAGGGTGGAAGGGAAATATAATGCATGAAGTATCTGTAGCATCTGAATTATTAGATATTATAAATGAAAATGCTGAAATTCACAATATAAAAGAAGTAAAAAAAATAGTACTAAAAATAGGGAAATTTACATGTATACAAGAAAATGCACTTAGATTTGCCTTTAAAGCTATTTCTGAAAAAACTTTGTGTGCAAATGCGCAGCTGGTAATAGAGAATGTAAAAGCAGCTGCATGTTGTAAAAATTGCAAACAATATTTTGATATCAATTATACAAATAAAATATGTCCTAAATGTGGTCAGTTTAGTTTTAATATAACTACAGGGTATGAATTATTGTTAGAGAGTATAGAGGGGGAAAAAGATGAAACAGATATTAATACAGACAAATATATTAAAAAACAATGATGATATAGCTCGTAAAAATAGACAACGCTTAAATGACCAAAAAATATTTACCATTAATCTATTAGGCTCGCCGGGAAGTGGTAAAACCTCAATCTTAGAACAAATAATAAAACATATCAAACCAAAAGTTAATATGGGCGTAATTGAAGGAGATTTATATACTACTAAAGATGCACAAAGGATAGAAAAGCATAATGTAAATGTTATCCAAGTAAATACAGGAGGTATATGTCACTTAGACGCTTCTATGGTACAGCATGCCCTTCAATATTTAGATATAGATTATTTAGATTTTTTAGTAATAGAAAACGTTGGGAATCTAGTTTGTCCTGCGGCTTATGATTTGGGAGGAGACATGAAAATAACAGTTATGAGTGTAACTGAGGGGAATGATAAACCGCTTAAATATCCGTTTATGTTTCAAATCTCAAGTGTCATAATACTAAACAAGGTTGATATTATAGACTTTACAGATTTTGATATTGAAGAATTTTATAAAGATATAAAATCATTAAATGAAGAAATACAAATATATGAAGTTTCCTGCAAAACAGGTCAAGGTATAGAAGAATTGAGTAAATACTTTGAAAGTAAAATAAACTGTAAAAAGGGGGAATGAATAATAATATCAAATGATATAACTAGAAGATATATAACTGTAAAAGGAATAGTGCAAGGGGTTGGGTTTAGACCTTTT is a window of Abyssisolibacter fermentans DNA encoding:
- a CDS encoding hydrogenase maturation protease — translated: MIKVIGIGNRVMSDDGIAIHVLEKIKDEIKMISPEIEVIIGETDFVYCLNKINNNDYVIIVDSTFLGLESGKVTLLSFNSIAQYKNFSFTQHDASLINRILNYKSSVKGCIIGIEIYSADYGFDISNILRKRFKNICKDTLYQIKTVIYKGGREI
- the hypA gene encoding hydrogenase maturation nickel metallochaperone HypA → MHEVSVASELLDIINENAEIHNIKEVKKIVLKIGKFTCIQENALRFAFKAISEKTLCANAQLVIENVKAAACCKNCKQYFDINYTNKICPKCGQFSFNITTGYELLLESIEGEKDETDINTDKYIKKQ
- the hypB gene encoding hydrogenase nickel incorporation protein HypB, giving the protein MKQILIQTNILKNNDDIARKNRQRLNDQKIFTINLLGSPGSGKTSILEQIIKHIKPKVNMGVIEGDLYTTKDAQRIEKHNVNVIQVNTGGICHLDASMVQHALQYLDIDYLDFLVIENVGNLVCPAAYDLGGDMKITVMSVTEGNDKPLKYPFMFQISSVIILNKVDIIDFTDFDIEEFYKDIKSLNEEIQIYEVSCKTGQGIEELSKYFESKINCKKGE